One Glycine max cultivar Williams 82 chromosome 4, Glycine_max_v4.0, whole genome shotgun sequence DNA segment encodes these proteins:
- the GLYI-3 gene encoding lactoylglutathione lyase GLX1 — translation MSSSLMLPAASMLRPCTTSSSSCTSSRRLALFHLVSTGSIALPQAQLFGAKGPELLRVVEASAAEKLAQPEKDLFDWVKNDNRRFLHVVYRVGDLEKTIKFYTECLGMKLLRQRDIPEDRYSNAFLGYGPEDSNFTVELTYNYGVDNYDIGSGFGHFGVAVEDIYKRVDLVKAKGGKVTREPGPVKDGSAVIAFIEDPDGYKFELLERRPTSEPLCQVMLRVGDLDRAIAFYEKAVGMKLLRKRDNPEQKYTVAFMGYGPEDKNTVLELTYNYGVTNYDKGNGYAQIAIGTNDVYKTAEAIKLCGGKIIREPGPLPGINTKIVACLDPDGWKLAFVDNVDFLKELE, via the exons ATGTCATCATCCTTAATGTTACCAGCTGCTTCAATGCTGAGACCATGTAccacttcatcatcatcatgtacTTCATCAAGAAGACTTGCTCTCTTTCACCTTGTCTCCACTGGTAGCATTG CTCTCCCACAAGCTCAGTTATTTGGTGCAAAAGGACCAGAGTTGTTAAGAGTAGTAGAGGCTTCTGCTGCAGAAAAACTAGCCCAACCAGAGAAAGATTTGTTTGACTGGGTCAAAAATGACAACAGAAGGTTTCTCCATGTTGTGTACCGTGTTGGAGACTTGGAGAAGACTATAAA GTTTTACACTGAATGCCTTGGCATGAAGCTATTGAGACAACGTGATATACCTGAAGACAGATATTCTAATGCTTTTCTTGGATATGGGCCTGAAGATTCCAATTTTACAGTTGAACTTACCTACA ATTATGGAGTGGATAACTATGACATTGGAAGTGGCTTTGGTCATTTTGGTGTTGCAGTTGAAGAT ATTTACAAAAGAGTAGATCTAGTAAAGGCAAAAGGAGGAAAGGTTACAAGGGAACCCGGGCCTGTTAAAGATGGCAGTGCAGTTATTGCTTTCATTGAAGATCCTGATGGTTATAAGTTTGAACTTTTGGAGAGAAGACCTACATCTGAACCCCTATGCCAAGTGATGCTTCGAGTAGGTGATCTTGATCGTGCCATAGCCTTTTATGAAAAA GCTGTTGGAATGAAACTTCTCCGCAAGAGGGACAACCCCGAGCAGAAG TACACAGTAGCTTTTATGGGCTATGGTCCTGAAGACAAGAATACTGTTCTAGAACTGACATATAACTATGGTGTCACTAATTATGACAAAGGAAATGGTTATGCACAG ATTGCCATAGGCACAAATGATGTCTATAAGACTGCAGAAGCAATCAAATTATGTGGAGGGAAGATTATCCGTGAACCTGGGCCCTTGCCAGGTATCAACACCAAGATTGTAGCTTGCTTAGACCCTGATGGTTGGAAATTG GCATTTGTTGATAATGTTGATTTTCTGAAGGAATTAGAGTGA
- the TIP4-1 gene encoding aquaporin TIP4-1, with translation MAKIALGSTREATQPDCIQALIVEFIATFLFVFVGVGSSMVVDKLGGDALVGLFAVAVAHALVVAVMISAAHISGGHLNPAVTLGLLAGGHITIFRSMLYWIDQLVAAATASYLLYYLSGGQATPVHTLASGVGYGQGVVWEIVLTFSLLFTVYATMVDPKKGALAGLGPTLVGFVVGANILAGGAYSAASMNPARSFGPALVAGNWTDHWVYWVGPLIGGGLAGYIYETFFIDRSHVPLPRDEEN, from the exons ATGGCCAAAATCGCACTTGGAAGCACCCGAGAGGCCACTCAGCCAGACTGCATTCAGGCCCTCATCGTTGAATTCATAGCCACCTTCCTCTTTGTCTTTGTTGGCGTTGGTTCTTCCATGGTCGTTG ACAAGCTTGGTGGGGATGCACTAGTGGGATTGTTTGCTGTGGCCGTGGCACATGCACTTGTGGTGGCTGTAATGATCTCCGCCGCCCACATTTCCGGTGGCCACCTCAACCCCGCCGTCACCCTTGGCCTCCTCGCCGGTGGTCACATCACTATCTTTCGTTCCATGCTCTATTGGATTGATCAATTAGTAGCAGCCGCAACAGCTTCTTATCTCCTTTACTACCTCTCAGGAGGACAG GCAACTCCAGTTCATACGCTGGCCAGTGGAGTGGGGTATGGTCAAGGAGTAGTTTGGGAGATTGTGTTGACGTTTTCTTTGTTGTTCACTGTGTATGCGACCATGGTGGATCCCAAGAAGGGAGCACTTGCTGGGCTTGGGCCAACGCTGGTTGGGTTTGTGGTTGGGGCCAACATCCTCGCAGGTGGGGCTTACTCTGCTGCTTCTATGAACCCAGCAAGGTCTTTTGGGCCTGCCTTGGTCGCTGGAAACTGGACCGATCATTGGGTTTACTGGGTTGGGCCTCTCATTGGTGGTGGCCTTGCTGGTTACATCTATGAGACTTTCTTCATTGACCGATCTCATGTTCCACTTCCTCGTGATGAAGAAAACTAA
- the LOC100814685 gene encoding protein JINGUBANG: protein MDFYGKRTLLSLMDTEKPEQPPQSPVHLRVQTHREISEQDVQFSPPRPSSTTTSDGMFPMMMPDSPWTLSPLPTPSPSLLYHCIASLHRHEGNIYAIAASKGLVFTGSNSSRIRVWKQPDCMDRGYLKASSGEVRAILAYSNMLFSTHKDHKIRIWTFTVSDSFKSKKVGTLPRKTSILLFPSRGKNTPKHKDSVSCMAYYHSEGLLYTGSHDRTVKAWRVSDRKCVDSFVAHEDNVNAILVNQDDGCVFTGSSDGSVKIWRRVYTEDSHTLTMTLKFQPSPVNALALSCSFNHCFHYSGSSDGMINFWEKERLCYRFNHGGFLQGHRFAVLCLATVGNMIFSGSEDTTIRVWRREEGSCYHECLTVLDGHRGPVKCLAACLEMEKVVMVIFLGNCVS from the coding sequence ATGGATTTCTATGGCAAGAGAACCCTCCTCAGCCTAATGGACACCGAAAAGCCAGAACAACCGCCACAATCCCCCGTCCACCTTCGCGTCCAAACCCACAGAGAGATTAGCGAACAAGACGTTCAGTTCAGTCCTCCAAGGCCTTCAAGCACTACTACTTCCGATGGCATGTTCCCTATGATGATGCCAGATTCACCATGGACACTTTCCCCTCTCCCAACCCCTTCACCTTCTCTTCTTTATCACTGCATCGCTTCGCTCCACCGCCACGAAGGTAACATCTACGCAATTGCAGCTTCAAAGGGTTTAGTCTTTACCGGCTCAAATAGTAGTAGAATTCGCGTGTGGAAGCAACCAGATTGCATGGACAGAGGGTACCTCAAAGCAAGCTCTGGTGAGGTGAGAGCCATTTTGGCTTATAGCAACATGCTTTTCTCCACGCACAAGGATCACAAGATAAGAATATGGACCTTCACCGTTTCGGATAGCTTCAAGTCCAAGAAAGTAGGTACACTCCCTAGAAAAACTTCTATTCTTTTGTTCCCCTCAAGAGGAAAAAACACGCCAAAGCACAAAGATTCTGTGTCTTGCATGGCTTATTACCACTCTGAGGGTCTCTTGTACACTGGCTCCCACGACAGAACAGTGAAGGCGTGGCGTGTTTCAGATCGAAAATGCGTTGACTCGTTCGTGGCACACGAGGATAATGTCAACGCCATATTGGTGAACCAAGACGATGGTTGTGTTTTCACCGGTTCCTCTGACGGGTCGGTGAAGATATGGAGAAGGGTTTACACTGAAGACTCTCACACTCTTACCATGACTCTAAAGTTCCAACCTTCACCGGTCAATGCCCTTGCATTGAGTTGCTCGTTCAACCACTGTTTCCACTATTCAGGTTCCTCAGATGGGATGATAAATTTTTGGGAGAAGGAAAGGTTGTGTTATAGGTTCAACCACGGAGGGTTCTTGCAGGGTCACCGTTTTGCGGTTCTTTGTCTAGCAACGGTTGGGAACATGATATTCAGTGGGTCAGAGGACACGACAATTAGGGTTTGGAGGAGAGAGGAAGGGAGTTGCTACCACGAGTGTTTGACGGTTTTGGATGGACATAGAGGGCCAGTGAAGTGCTTGGCTGCGTGCCTCGAGATGGAAAAGGTTGTGATGGTGATTTTTCTTGGGAATTGCGTGTCTTAG
- the LOC100815734 gene encoding carotenoid 9,10(9',10')-cleavage dioxygenase 1, with translation MLHALYFKRESDGCYTIVYNNRYVETETYKLEKQSAKPLFLPAVKGDSLAVLSSMLLNGLRFGQLNKDYSNTNVFEHSGKFYSVSENHMPQEIDIYTLSTLKYWDVNGACNRPFASHPKKVPGTGELVIFGVDATKPYLEIGIVSADGKELVHKEDIKLDRCSLCHDIGITSRYIAILDLPLIVDSNRLLKRGPLIKYEKEKYARIGIMPLYGDEKSTQWFEVEPNSTFHIINSFEDGHEVVLWGCRALDSIIPGPEDGLNESTMFSRCYEWRLNIKSGEVKEKYITGPEQFMDFPVINASFTGIKNRYGYTQVVDPAASYAAGLKVFKEPTLKLP, from the exons ATGCTTCATGCTTTGTATTTCAAAAGGGAAAGTGACGGGTGCTACACCATCGTCTACAACAACAGATATGTTGAAACTGAAACTTACAAGCTTGAGAAACAAAGTGCCAAGCCTTTGTTTCTCCCTGCCGTAAAAGGAGATTCATTGGCCGTTTTGTCTTCTATGCTTCTAAACGGG TTGAGATTTGGACAACTGAATAAAGATTATAGCAACACCAATGTGTTTGAGCATTCGGGCAAGTTCTACTCGGTTTCGGAGAATCACATGCCGCAAGAAATTGACATCTACACACTAAGTACATTGAAATACTGGGATGTCAATGGAGCATGCAATCGTCCTTTCGCCAGTCACCCCAAG AAAGTTCCAGGCACAGGAGAGCTGGTTATTTTTGGCGTAGATGCAACTAAACCTTATCTTGAAATTGGAATAGTTTCTG CTGATGGAAAGGAATTAGTTCATAAAGAAGACATAAAACTAGACAGATGCTCTTTATGCCATGATATAGGTATCACAAGCAG GTATATAGCGATATTGGATCTTCCACTGATTGTAGATTCAAACAGACTACTTAAAAGAGGCCC ATTAATCAAGTACGAGAAGGAAAAATATGCCAGGATTGGGATAATGCCACTCTATGGTGATGAAAAATCAACCCAGTGGTTTGAGGTGGAACCTAATAGCACATTTCATATCATCAATTCCTTTGAGGATGGTCATGAG GTTGTGTTGTGGGGTTGTAGAGCATTAGATTCAATAATTCCAGGACCTGAAGATGGTCTAAATGAATCTACGATGTTCTCTCGGTGTTATGAATGGCGATTAAACATAAAAAGTGGGGAGGTTAAGGAAAAATATATCACTGGACCAGAACAGTTTATGGATTTTCCCGTAATTAATGCAAGTTTTACAGGAATTAAGAATAGATACGGATACACACAAGTGGTTGATCCCGCTGCAAGTTATGCTGCAG GTCTCAAAGTCTTTAAAGAACCAACACTCAAATTACCATAA
- the LOC113001478 gene encoding 9-cis-epoxycarotenoid dioxygenase NCED1, chloroplastic — protein MCEQKGHAKSLKISVIVYEQVVVRGCRSLDSLIPGPDPSLNEFEWLSRCHEWQLNMQTGEVKERGLCGANIVYMDFPMMNGNFIGIRNRYAYNNQVVDPIASSKQDVPKYGGLAKLYFEESCAKFSMVRECLDNTFY, from the exons ATGTGTGAACAAAAGGGCCATGCTAAGAGTTTGAAAATATCAGTGATTGTGTATGAACAGGTTGTAGTGAGGGGCTGCAGATCTCTTGATTCATTAATTCCTGGACCTGACCCGAGTTTGAACGAATTTGAGTGGTTATCTCGTTGTCACGAGTGGCAATTGAATATGCAAACGGGAGAAGTTAAGGAGAGAGGTCTCTGTGGAGCCAACATAGTTTATATGGATTTTCCTATGATGAATGGAAACTTCATAGGTATTCGGAATAGATATGCATACAATAATCAAGTAGTTGATCCCATCGCAAGCTCTAAGCAAG ATGTGCCAAAATATGGAGGTTTAGCGAAGCTCTATTTTGAAGAATCATGTGCAAAGTTTTCCATGGTAAGAGAATGCTTGGATAACACATTTTACTAA